The Paenibacillus sp. 481 DNA window CACACACGATCCAAGTATTGAACAATTAGTGGGTGGCTATCAAACCCATTAACCCTGTCACTCATAATCCACCCTCCCCAATTACACGGTCGACCGTCGATCGGAACAGTTTCCATTCCTGCTTCTTATCGACTAATTGTAACCGTCCTTCCTCCGTTAACTTGTAGTACTTACGCTTGCGTCCACCCTCTTCATTCCAATAAGACTCCACTAATTGGTCGACCTCAAGAGTATGTAAAATGGGATACAATGTACCTTCCTTAAATGTGAATACTCCCTCTGAACGTAGCTCTATTTCCTTCGTCATTTCGTACCCATACATGTCCTTTCGATCAAGCAATGTCAGTATGAGAATAACCGTACTTCCTTTCATTAACTCCTTCTTAATTTTCATCTTATGTTCCCTCCTTATGCATCGATAATCTATACATCGAATATCTAGGTATTAATATAGATCATAATCGTTTATTATACAAGTCGTCATTTAATGAGAATTTTTAGGTGGATTTTGCGATCGGCGGCTTTTGCTTGCTCATCATCTATTTAAGTAGGCCGTTATGGATTAAAAAAAGAATGGCATCACAGAGCTAACACTCTGAAATGCCATTCTTTCATCTTTATGCATGACTTAGCTCGATGAGAGGTATGCCTCAAGCGAGTAGACCATTTCTGGTCCAGCCTCTTTTATAGTATGGGAAGGGGGTGAACTAGTTATTAATCTTTCAGCGAGTAGAAGCTTAACGTTCCCGACTTCTCATCCGCACTTACGAACAAGCTGCGCTTGTTCACTTTGTGAATGCCTTCAGGAGCTTTGCCACCAGCAGGGACAACGCTTAACAATTTCGGCTTCGTTGGTCGCGTAATATCGAAGAACAACACGGTGTTTCCGCGCTCCGAGGCTACGGCTAGAATTTGCTTGTCGCCGAACTCGCCTACCGTTAAATTCTCCACTTCGCTACCGCGGTTAGGGCTGCGGTCGTCAGGGTACAAACCGAGCTTCGCGTTCGCACGGTCAACAAGCGCCAGACTGTCATATACGACGTTGCCATTCAAGTCCCAAGCCATAACGTTGCGGCCACCTGATTTCACGCCGTCTTTAAACTCATCCTTGCCAAGGTCACCTTCATTGGCCGTAAACACATATTTGCCGTCGGGGCTAAACACGATGCCGTCTGGCTCCGGACGTGCCGTCAAATCGTCAACAAATGACACGACGCCATCATTTTTCAAGTCGGCCTTATGCTTCGTAGTGCCGAGGCCGAACACTTTTTGTACGGTCTTGGCTTGCAGGTCAATGATCGCAATGGCATTGTTCTCTTGCAGCGTCACGGCTGCAAGCTTGCCGTCTGGGCTAATGTCCGCGTATTCTGGCTGCGGATCTTTCGGATACGTAACCGTTGGACCTGCATTCGTCAGGTCAATCGCAACGTCCGTTACCGTTCCGTTAAGGGCATCGCCGTTCGGGAACGACAAAATGGCTACCGAGCCAGGGCGCTTTACGCGGCTAAAATCAATCTCATTCGTAACCGGATCAGCTTCCTCATCCTCGATACTTACAACGACGGTCAAGCCGTCTTTGGATATAGCGACAGCATCGGGTCCGATGCCGACTTCGTATGTTTTGACTACAGTACCAGCCGCGATATCGATTACAGCGACAGCACCTTTGTTAGGGTTAAGAAGATCATCGCCTTTGCGAACCGCAGCGAGTGCATACTTACCGTTTGGCAACACGGCAACGCTTGTCACTTCCGCTTTGTCTGAAAGGGATTTTAAACTGACTTGTTTTACAACATGAATATTCTTTAAATTCTCAATGGATACGATGCTGACAGTGCCTAGGTTAGCTTCTGAAACGAGAAGGAAATTGCCATCGGGTGTGGAGGAAATAATCTCTGCTGTCTTGCTTGGCATAGCAAATGTGGCTGCTAGTTGAAACCCACTCTTGCGGTGAACTTCAAGCTGAATGTCGTCCTCC harbors:
- a CDS encoding PadR family transcriptional regulator, with the translated sequence MKIKKELMKGSTVILILTLLDRKDMYGYEMTKEIELRSEGVFTFKEGTLYPILHTLEVDQLVESYWNEEGGRKRKYYKLTEEGRLQLVDKKQEWKLFRSTVDRVIGEGGL
- a CDS encoding choice-of-anchor I domain-containing protein; the protein is MTNKYWILSLTAAYIIASTATLAPAAHAHSDDTKLHQESSAQVVPQVEEDDIQLEVHRKSGFQLAATFAMPSKTAEIISSTPDGNFLLVSEANLGTVSIVSIENLKNIHVVKQVSLKSLSDKAEVTSVAVLPNGKYALAAVRKGDDLLNPNKGAVAVIDIAAGTVVKTYEVGIGPDAVAISKDGLTVVVSIEDEEADPVTNEIDFSRVKRPGSVAILSFPNGDALNGTVTDVAIDLTNAGPTVTYPKDPQPEYADISPDGKLAAVTLQENNAIAIIDLQAKTVQKVFGLGTTKHKADLKNDGVVSFVDDLTARPEPDGIVFSPDGKYVFTANEGDLGKDEFKDGVKSGGRNVMAWDLNGNVVYDSLALVDRANAKLGLYPDDRSPNRGSEVENLTVGEFGDKQILAVASERGNTVLFFDITRPTKPKLLSVVPAGGKAPEGIHKVNKRSLFVSADEKSGTLSFYSLKD